The proteins below come from a single Nitrospiraceae bacterium genomic window:
- a CDS encoding tetratricopeptide repeat protein translates to MLLMILFAGTGLAYAEKKKTEDEVINQARAAWMKGSANQALDILDQEIPHFSQNTILQKLRGTILTTIRRNQEALEVYDAILEREPDSLGVRWAKWSVLIRIGEGDLAITELRNIAKRSPHNPLVHLRLAQELRKLDHLEESLESYRQAVLLAPDITGWRLSLGRALFDILDYEGARKEVEGVLQNVPKGSPVEAAARNLLMVVYGATKERGRRFQPIFTPEGTGADLKQWALIRNKAWELFTAGRYEEAEPVFREVLILKPSDHRAAYELGQSLMELKRYQEAIDFLQKGIDQGVSNEVYLDSIFRIGQCLVELERWPEALLHFELLQELGSAPRVTSEESQESTDDAPIPAGVPVLDMQKVSQWLEKIRTHLPRTQQSTAVPSPVSPDSSIPDTPPVQTEEAPTRSLEGLEPVHSRASLMGRDADFSWFRFAIPAEMVMRDDLLMGSHEFIPIDPGDTFPVTQPEIYVVFGLVTPSYDEIPLTAKCFLEKSEISSNQVALVQDRVIMSMNDQSGYFRFQISPEGGWKPGLYRCGLFVGDEASAYNVADDVRFRIVPQIRQNP, encoded by the coding sequence GTGCTTCTTATGATTCTGTTTGCCGGGACTGGGTTGGCCTATGCGGAGAAAAAGAAGACGGAGGATGAGGTGATCAATCAAGCAAGGGCGGCGTGGATGAAAGGATCCGCCAATCAAGCCTTAGATATTCTGGACCAAGAAATTCCCCATTTTTCCCAAAATACAATTTTACAAAAGCTTCGAGGAACCATTCTGACGACAATCCGTCGGAACCAAGAAGCCTTAGAGGTCTATGATGCCATACTGGAACGTGAACCCGATTCGTTGGGAGTTCGTTGGGCAAAATGGAGTGTATTGATTCGGATAGGAGAGGGAGATTTGGCCATTACCGAGCTAAGGAATATCGCCAAACGATCACCTCATAATCCTCTGGTTCATCTGCGTTTAGCACAAGAACTCAGGAAACTTGATCATTTAGAGGAGTCACTTGAATCATATCGCCAAGCGGTCCTCCTGGCTCCGGATATAACGGGTTGGCGATTATCTTTGGGCCGCGCGCTTTTTGATATTTTGGATTATGAAGGGGCCAGAAAAGAAGTGGAAGGGGTATTGCAAAATGTCCCAAAAGGCTCTCCGGTCGAAGCCGCTGCTCGCAATTTGTTGATGGTGGTGTATGGGGCCACCAAAGAGAGGGGGCGCCGTTTTCAACCCATCTTTACCCCCGAGGGTACTGGGGCTGATCTTAAGCAATGGGCGTTGATCCGTAATAAGGCTTGGGAACTCTTTACGGCTGGCAGGTACGAGGAAGCCGAGCCAGTATTTCGAGAAGTTCTTATCCTCAAACCTTCCGATCATCGAGCGGCTTATGAACTCGGTCAGAGTTTAATGGAATTGAAACGCTATCAGGAAGCCATCGATTTTCTCCAAAAGGGGATTGATCAGGGTGTGTCCAATGAGGTGTATTTGGACTCTATTTTTCGTATTGGTCAGTGCCTGGTGGAATTGGAACGATGGCCTGAAGCGTTGCTGCATTTTGAATTACTTCAGGAGTTAGGCTCTGCACCAAGAGTTACTTCAGAGGAGAGCCAGGAAAGTACCGATGATGCTCCAATCCCTGCCGGGGTACCAGTTCTGGATATGCAAAAGGTGTCACAATGGTTGGAGAAAATTCGGACGCATCTTCCCCGTACGCAACAGTCCACAGCGGTTCCCAGTCCAGTCAGCCCTGATTCCAGCATCCCCGATACGCCACCCGTTCAAACTGAGGAAGCGCCAACTAGAAGCCTAGAGGGTTTGGAGCCGGTTCATTCCCGAGCATCTCTAATGGGGCGTGACGCGGATTTCAGTTGGTTCCGATTTGCCATTCCCGCAGAAATGGTGATGCGTGATGATCTGCTTATGGGATCCCATGAATTTATTCCCATTGATCCGGGAGACACTTTTCCCGTTACTCAACCAGAAATATATGTAGTGTTTGGCTTAGTCACACCTTCCTACGATGAAATTCCCTTAACTGCCAAATGTTTTCTTGAAAAGTCCGAGATTTCGTCCAATCAGGTTGCGTTAGTCCAGGATCGGGTCATCATGAGCATGAATGATCAATCCGGATACTTTCGTTTTCAAATTTCACCGGAAGGAGGCTGGAAACCCGGACTCTATCGTTGTGGTTTATTTGTGGGAGACGAGGCCTCGGCATATAACGTGGCTGATGATGTGAGATTTCGGATTGTTCCTCAGATTAGGCAAAACCCCTAG
- a CDS encoding cytochrome c, which produces MKGPIISGAIILAGMFIFLKFLLPLVTAPLPASLIYLYLALVLSGIMIYGTMSAASLEAMMGPIFRFLSGEGQTGAGQMARLAVLVMFPLLVGWQTYSRLVPSDLPPAENRTIHPAPPGEFVGLSNPYPKTPENIMMGKGLYAAYCSPCHGANYDGKGPAAPGFNPPPANFSDPGTIAQLQEAYLFWRIKKGGVGLPVEGMPWKSAMPRWEEELPEEFIWKIIMGEYDGAHQSPRTWEEEEE; this is translated from the coding sequence ATGAAAGGCCCTATCATTAGTGGAGCTATCATTCTTGCTGGAATGTTCATATTTTTGAAATTCCTCCTTCCGTTAGTGACGGCACCTCTTCCAGCCAGTTTAATTTACCTATATTTGGCCCTTGTTCTGAGTGGAATTATGATCTATGGAACAATGAGTGCGGCCTCCTTGGAAGCCATGATGGGGCCAATCTTCAGATTTTTATCTGGGGAAGGACAGACGGGAGCAGGACAGATGGCCCGGTTGGCGGTGTTGGTTATGTTCCCCCTTTTAGTGGGGTGGCAAACGTACAGTCGCTTGGTTCCTAGTGATCTTCCACCTGCTGAAAACAGAACTATTCATCCGGCCCCGCCAGGTGAATTTGTCGGGTTATCGAACCCTTATCCCAAAACACCCGAGAATATTATGATGGGCAAAGGCCTGTATGCTGCCTACTGCTCACCCTGTCACGGTGCAAATTATGATGGAAAGGGTCCGGCCGCCCCGGGCTTTAATCCACCTCCTGCCAACTTCAGTGATCCGGGAACTATTGCGCAATTACAAGAGGCCTATTTGTTCTGGAGAATTAAAAAAGGGGGAGTGGGGTTACCCGTAGAAGGAATGCCCTGGAAATCGGCTATGCCCCGGTGGGAAGAGGAATTGCCAGAGGAATTTATTTGGAAAATTATTATGGGTGAATATGATGGGGCACACCAATCCCCTCGGACTTGGGAAGAAGAGGAAGAATAG
- a CDS encoding cytochrome c, with amino-acid sequence MKRVAGGGRDMTVIGLAVLGITFTLFSGCALFEDERTAKGRKLYNHYCSHCHGETGQQGEGFNWERMSDPRPKNLASTAEMSTFSDEEIFHTVYRDMKDTTDQKVIDDENYFAVPTMPTFKYTLSEEEIWSIVGYVRTLHGMSLSYDLETRKKELEEALQVAQQEMETTKAAYEAATEKAEAAQAAYEETLTDEQLESYEPKELTIPEEAVFLAANEKYETAKAAVDNFLKRPKKPQIPRPDLSISEEDRAAQAKLGKQLYNDKYGCQGCHSLNDEGGVVGPALDRAGFRLNPTWVYRWILYPQAMKKHTRMPNLGISEQDAKALTYYLGTLQAPKPEHQSSTAE; translated from the coding sequence ATGAAACGGGTAGCGGGAGGCGGTCGCGATATGACAGTCATCGGGTTGGCCGTACTCGGAATAACCTTCACGCTATTTTCTGGCTGTGCGCTTTTTGAGGATGAAAGAACGGCGAAGGGTCGAAAACTCTATAACCACTATTGTAGTCACTGCCATGGGGAGACCGGACAACAGGGAGAAGGATTCAATTGGGAGCGCATGTCTGACCCACGACCTAAAAATCTCGCATCCACAGCCGAAATGTCCACTTTCAGTGATGAGGAGATTTTCCATACCGTTTATCGGGACATGAAAGATACCACGGATCAAAAAGTCATTGATGATGAGAACTATTTTGCTGTACCCACCATGCCGACCTTTAAGTATACGTTATCTGAAGAAGAAATCTGGTCAATTGTGGGATACGTTCGAACCCTTCATGGGATGTCCCTAAGCTATGATTTAGAAACCAGAAAAAAAGAATTGGAAGAGGCGTTGCAGGTGGCGCAGCAAGAGATGGAAACCACAAAGGCAGCCTATGAGGCAGCCACTGAAAAGGCAGAGGCCGCACAAGCAGCCTATGAAGAAACGTTAACTGATGAGCAGCTTGAAAGTTACGAACCCAAAGAACTGACTATTCCAGAAGAAGCCGTGTTTCTTGCCGCCAATGAAAAATATGAAACCGCAAAAGCGGCGGTTGATAATTTTTTAAAACGACCCAAAAAGCCACAAATCCCACGACCTGATCTTTCCATTTCTGAAGAGGACCGTGCGGCCCAGGCTAAACTGGGAAAACAGTTATATAACGATAAGTACGGATGCCAGGGATGTCATAGTCTTAACGATGAAGGAGGGGTGGTTGGCCCTGCGTTGGATCGAGCAGGTTTCCGCCTTAATCCTACATGGGTCTATCGATGGATTCTGTATCCTCAAGCCATGAAAAAGCATACCAGGATGCCAAATTTGGGGATTTCAGAACAAGATGCAAAGGCTCTCACGTATTATCTAGGGACGCTCCAGGCCCCTAAGCCTGAGCATCAGAGTTCAACGGCAGAATAA
- a CDS encoding response regulator: MEKEQGNRRILVIDDNVAIHDDFRKILERSLDTSLLQEVRAELFDDVEEQTIVEKFEVETADQGQMGHRMVQDAMKAERPYAVAFVDMRMPPGWDGVETVEHLWEEDPDLQIVICTAFSDHAWEDVIQRLNNNGQLLILRKPFDNIEVWQLANSLTKRWAESRQAKSQLELLAKWAEERAEETIKAH; the protein is encoded by the coding sequence ATGGAGAAGGAACAAGGCAACCGGCGTATTTTGGTGATTGATGATAATGTGGCCATCCACGATGATTTTCGAAAAATTCTTGAGCGATCATTAGACACCTCGCTGCTCCAAGAGGTTCGGGCCGAATTATTTGATGATGTGGAAGAACAAACAATTGTTGAAAAGTTTGAAGTTGAAACTGCGGACCAAGGGCAAATGGGACATCGGATGGTGCAAGATGCCATGAAGGCTGAACGGCCGTATGCGGTTGCCTTTGTGGATATGCGCATGCCTCCAGGTTGGGATGGCGTAGAGACTGTGGAGCATCTCTGGGAAGAAGATCCTGATTTGCAGATTGTGATCTGTACGGCATTCTCGGATCATGCATGGGAAGATGTCATTCAACGATTGAATAACAATGGCCAACTCCTTATCTTGCGAAAGCCCTTTGATAACATTGAAGTTTGGCAGTTGGCGAATTCCCTTACCAAACGTTGGGCGGAATCGCGGCAAGCAAAGTCGCAGTTGGAATTATTAGCCAAATGGGCAGAAGAACGGGCCGAGGAAACAATCAAAGCTCACTAA
- a CDS encoding MFS transporter → MQSAALRGLLVAQFFGAFNDNAWKLIVALLAIKQVAASVGASGPDFEAASQTTTTQAFVIFTLPLMIVSAFAGVFSDRFSKRTVIVVMKAVEVLLMGAGTAALFWNPLGGVLPLLVLAAMGAQSAIFSPSKYGILPELLPHHRLSWGNGQLEMWTFIAIIAGTALAGPLLDLSGQTPWLTGLVLMVCSGIGLWASLFIPTVPRARLEGGVRETWNAAIEAIRLDRVLKLGIMGAMAFWTLASLVGQDVLIYAKAVLQLSDSLSGLPLAAFGIGVGIGSLLVGKLSAAKVELGYLPLGGTGITASLFALGFGEPQLGGTLLAMGCLGLASGFVVVPLNALIQWRSPADRRGAVIAFANTLVFGGVILGSLGSGFLSKIGLSASNIFLVSGIGSATLTIWALRVLPEMFIRLMLVLFTHTIYRLTITGRDRIPQEGGALLVPNHVSFIDGLLLLATTDRPIRFLVDQHYYDHRVLHPFAKIMGVIPISSNGSPREILHALRQAGQSLDRGELVCIFPEGQITRTGNLLPFRSGFTRILKGRDVPIIPINLDRVWGSIFSFIGGRFLAKWPTRFPYPITLSIGEPLPSTTSAEEVRHAIQELGEVAWRLRKPTRPPLHHSFVWSMRKHPLRVVFGDATRPRVSCFQALTGAIALGRALRARWKGQQTVGILLPPSVGGALANVAATLSGRTTVNLNYTVGVEGLESAANQAGLMTVLTSRVFLEKAKLELPINLTPIWIEEIRNTIKLQVRLTAALLALFAPIRILERFCGATIHPSIDDIATIIFSSGSTGEPKGVLLSHFNLDSNVEGIAQVLHLDHNDRVLGILPFFHSFGYLATLWFPVIHGASVIYHPSPLDAGPIGDLIHQHRITILLTTPTFLQLYLRRCTPNQFGSLRIVLTGAEKLPDRLLVAFEERFGVRPIEGYGVTECAPVIALNCPDFRAAGFFQTASRRGTVGQPLPGVSVRIVDPDTEKPLPVGTPGMLLVKGPNVMDGYLGREDLTAKVIRQGWYITGDIAALDEDGFITITDRLSRFSKIGGEMVPHGRVEKALLEAANAETMVLAVTAVPDERKGEQLVVLHTLEESAIPEILEKVSASGLPNLFIPKRDNFIKVDHLPVLGTGKLDLRTLKQVALGKLSKAQLP, encoded by the coding sequence GTGCAATCCGCAGCTCTCCGCGGACTGCTCGTTGCGCAATTTTTTGGAGCCTTTAATGATAATGCCTGGAAACTCATTGTCGCCCTCTTGGCTATTAAGCAAGTCGCCGCCTCAGTAGGTGCCTCTGGGCCGGATTTTGAAGCAGCCTCCCAGACGACTACCACGCAAGCCTTTGTCATCTTTACCCTTCCCCTGATGATAGTTTCGGCCTTTGCAGGAGTCTTTTCCGATCGGTTCAGTAAGCGAACCGTCATCGTCGTCATGAAAGCCGTAGAAGTCTTGTTGATGGGAGCCGGTACCGCTGCCCTTTTTTGGAATCCGCTGGGTGGAGTCCTCCCCCTCCTGGTACTAGCCGCAATGGGTGCTCAAAGTGCCATTTTTAGTCCCTCCAAATATGGGATTCTTCCTGAACTCCTGCCTCACCATCGCCTGTCATGGGGAAATGGTCAACTCGAGATGTGGACCTTCATCGCCATCATTGCAGGAACCGCACTGGCGGGTCCCTTGCTGGACCTTTCCGGCCAAACCCCCTGGCTAACCGGATTAGTGCTTATGGTGTGCTCCGGAATAGGTTTATGGGCTTCATTGTTTATTCCCACAGTCCCAAGGGCTCGACTTGAGGGTGGAGTTCGAGAAACCTGGAATGCCGCTATTGAAGCCATTCGATTAGATCGAGTCTTGAAATTGGGCATCATGGGGGCCATGGCATTTTGGACGTTGGCCAGTTTGGTTGGGCAAGATGTATTGATCTACGCAAAAGCCGTCCTTCAATTATCTGATTCTCTTTCAGGGCTACCCCTGGCAGCCTTCGGAATCGGAGTTGGCATTGGCTCCCTGTTGGTCGGAAAACTTTCAGCGGCCAAAGTGGAATTAGGCTACCTTCCCTTGGGAGGCACCGGGATAACCGCCAGTCTTTTCGCCTTAGGGTTTGGGGAGCCACAGTTAGGAGGAACCCTCCTGGCCATGGGGTGCCTAGGCCTCGCCAGCGGATTTGTGGTGGTTCCGCTCAACGCCCTCATTCAATGGCGATCCCCAGCTGATCGACGAGGCGCCGTGATTGCCTTTGCCAATACCCTGGTCTTTGGAGGAGTCATATTGGGATCTCTAGGATCAGGATTCCTGTCAAAGATCGGGCTTAGCGCCAGCAATATCTTTCTCGTATCTGGAATCGGGAGCGCGACTCTAACCATTTGGGCGCTTCGGGTTCTCCCCGAAATGTTTATTCGGTTGATGTTAGTCTTATTTACCCACACCATCTATCGACTCACCATCACAGGACGGGATCGCATTCCACAAGAAGGCGGGGCTCTTCTGGTGCCCAATCATGTCTCCTTCATTGACGGCCTTCTCCTACTTGCCACCACCGATCGCCCTATTCGATTTCTCGTCGACCAACATTATTATGACCATCGCGTGCTCCATCCATTTGCCAAAATCATGGGAGTCATTCCAATTTCCTCGAATGGATCTCCCAGAGAAATTTTACATGCGTTACGGCAAGCAGGACAGAGTCTCGATCGAGGCGAACTGGTCTGCATTTTTCCAGAAGGCCAAATTACCCGTACCGGCAACCTCTTACCCTTCCGATCGGGATTCACCCGTATCCTCAAAGGCCGGGATGTTCCCATTATTCCCATCAACCTTGACCGGGTCTGGGGGAGTATCTTCAGCTTCATCGGCGGACGTTTTTTAGCAAAGTGGCCTACTCGCTTCCCTTATCCCATTACGCTCTCTATCGGCGAACCCCTCCCCTCAACCACATCTGCCGAAGAGGTACGGCATGCCATTCAGGAATTAGGAGAAGTCGCGTGGCGCTTACGAAAACCCACCCGACCCCCTCTCCATCATAGTTTTGTATGGTCCATGCGCAAACACCCGCTTCGTGTCGTATTTGGTGATGCCACCAGACCTCGTGTGTCCTGCTTCCAGGCGCTAACAGGCGCCATTGCCTTGGGAAGAGCACTCAGAGCCCGCTGGAAAGGGCAACAGACGGTGGGAATCCTGCTGCCTCCAAGTGTAGGAGGAGCGCTTGCCAATGTGGCCGCAACTCTTTCTGGAAGAACCACCGTCAATTTGAATTACACGGTCGGCGTGGAAGGGTTGGAATCTGCGGCCAATCAAGCTGGGCTCATGACGGTTCTCACCAGTCGGGTCTTTTTAGAAAAAGCCAAATTGGAACTGCCTATTAACCTCACTCCCATCTGGATCGAGGAGATTCGAAACACGATTAAATTGCAGGTTCGGCTCACCGCGGCGCTGTTAGCGCTCTTCGCTCCAATTCGGATCTTGGAGCGTTTCTGTGGAGCCACCATACATCCTTCCATTGATGATATCGCCACAATCATTTTTAGTAGCGGGAGCACTGGAGAACCCAAAGGCGTCCTGCTGAGTCATTTCAACCTTGATTCAAACGTGGAAGGTATTGCCCAGGTCCTGCACCTGGACCACAACGACCGAGTTTTAGGTATATTGCCGTTTTTTCATTCTTTTGGATATCTGGCCACACTGTGGTTTCCGGTTATCCATGGAGCGAGCGTGATCTATCATCCTTCTCCATTGGATGCCGGGCCCATTGGAGACCTGATCCACCAGCATCGAATTACCATCCTGCTAACAACCCCGACCTTTCTACAGTTGTACCTTCGCCGCTGCACCCCGAATCAATTCGGTTCCCTGCGGATCGTCCTGACAGGCGCGGAAAAATTACCAGATCGGCTTCTGGTCGCATTCGAAGAACGATTTGGGGTTCGACCCATTGAGGGATACGGGGTCACAGAATGTGCGCCGGTGATTGCTCTTAACTGTCCGGATTTTCGGGCGGCGGGATTTTTCCAAACCGCCTCACGGCGAGGAACGGTCGGTCAGCCCCTTCCCGGCGTGTCCGTCAGAATTGTCGATCCTGATACCGAGAAACCATTGCCCGTCGGCACCCCTGGCATGCTGTTAGTCAAGGGACCCAACGTAATGGATGGATATTTAGGCCGTGAAGATTTAACCGCCAAGGTAATACGCCAGGGATGGTACATTACCGGAGATATTGCCGCACTCGATGAGGATGGATTTATCACGATTACCGATCGTCTATCTCGCTTTTCCAAAATCGGTGGCGAGATGGTTCCTCACGGACGAGTTGAAAAGGCCTTATTGGAAGCCGCAAACGCCGAAACCATGGTTCTGGCCGTCACCGCTGTGCCCGATGAACGAAAAGGAGAACAACTGGTGGTCCTTCACACCCTCGAAGAATCTGCCATCCCGGAGATCTTGGAAAAGGTCTCGGCTAGTGGATTACCCAATCTGTTCATTCCCAAACGGGACAATTTTATTAAAGTAGATCACCTCCCTGTATTGGGAACGGGAAAGTTGGACTTGCGCACCTTGAAACAAGTGGCACTGGGAAAATTGTCAAAAGCACAACTGCCTTAG
- a CDS encoding DUF2914 domain-containing protein, with protein MDDRVKLIFRGIGLIIGLASTPLLAQTDFVVRTVVLSKEVNKRNPQGIFLPPAYCEKDKNGQAAMPVVQTSKTSQVIFWTKIEATTTGKIRHSWHHKTDGTWTKISEVDIAIQPSPGYRMWSMKSLHPDLHTGEWMIVVAPSKEPNRILCIARFTVK; from the coding sequence GTGGATGATCGAGTAAAACTCATATTTAGGGGAATCGGGCTCATAATCGGTTTGGCAAGTACACCTCTATTGGCACAGACTGACTTTGTGGTTAGGACTGTTGTGTTATCCAAAGAAGTGAACAAGAGAAACCCACAGGGAATATTCCTGCCTCCAGCCTATTGCGAAAAGGATAAAAACGGGCAAGCGGCCATGCCAGTGGTTCAAACCTCAAAAACCTCCCAAGTAATATTTTGGACCAAAATCGAAGCAACCACAACAGGAAAGATTCGTCACAGCTGGCATCACAAAACCGACGGAACATGGACAAAAATTTCAGAAGTGGATATTGCGATTCAACCGTCTCCAGGTTATCGAATGTGGAGCATGAAATCACTACATCCGGATTTACATACCGGCGAATGGATGATTGTGGTTGCCCCTTCGAAAGAGCCGAATCGAATTCTCTGTATCGCACGATTTACGGTGAAATAA
- the ubiA gene encoding 4-hydroxybenzoate octaprenyltransferase yields the protein MPSSVAFANLIRLFNQTGTLLLLFPTLWSLFLASEGWPNLTLLLIFIFGSFLMRSAGVIMNDLADRSFDREVQRTRHRPLASGQLTPFQAVAFLAVLLGLAAILLLFLNPLTLFLSPVALLLAGGYPFCKRFIHVPQFVLGLAFGWGGVLAWAAVRNELDLSAWVLFAATVCWAMVYDTIYAIQDKDDDLRIGVKSTAILFGSFTWLGVGIAAFFMLGCLALVAKINHLGVEYSFTLVGVAVILGYQVLVLRSKISAEKALSLFKQHIWIGVLILGGILMGLR from the coding sequence ATGCCTTCTTCCGTTGCATTTGCCAATCTGATCCGGTTGTTCAATCAAACAGGGACTCTCCTTTTACTTTTCCCCACGCTTTGGTCCCTGTTTCTGGCTTCGGAAGGTTGGCCAAACCTTACACTTCTTTTGATTTTTATTTTTGGATCTTTCCTCATGCGAAGCGCAGGAGTGATTATGAATGACCTGGCAGACCGTTCATTCGATCGGGAAGTCCAACGGACACGGCATCGACCCCTTGCTTCCGGTCAATTAACGCCTTTCCAAGCAGTAGCATTCCTGGCCGTCTTACTTGGGCTAGCAGCAATCTTATTATTGTTCTTGAATCCCCTAACGCTTTTTTTGAGTCCTGTGGCATTACTGCTTGCCGGGGGATACCCTTTTTGCAAGCGTTTCATCCATGTTCCCCAATTTGTTTTGGGGTTAGCATTTGGATGGGGCGGCGTCTTGGCGTGGGCCGCTGTGCGGAACGAATTGGACCTGTCAGCCTGGGTTCTCTTTGCAGCAACAGTATGTTGGGCGATGGTCTACGATACGATTTACGCCATACAGGATAAGGATGATGACCTAAGGATTGGAGTTAAATCCACCGCCATTCTCTTTGGATCCTTCACCTGGCTTGGTGTGGGAATTGCCGCTTTTTTTATGCTGGGGTGCTTGGCCTTGGTCGCCAAAATCAACCATCTGGGAGTTGAATATTCTTTCACCCTAGTGGGAGTAGCTGTCATATTGGGCTATCAAGTCCTTGTTCTTCGCTCAAAGATTTCAGCCGAAAAAGCCTTGTCTTTATTCAAACAACATATCTGGATCGGGGTTCTTATTTTAGGAGGAATTTTGATGGGACTTCGATAG
- a CDS encoding cytochrome c, producing MSEVALLQIIGMCVIGVGILILLFIRGMFLRVLGFVAMVLGVFSLIALSVPQMASLPPAVETFDLASVKSSDDLASIGQKIFFSKGQCALCHSIGPSESARCPDLNGIGAKLSAEFIYESLTQPQAYIYLDFRHDGIPKEYPAQMPHIDQDPIGLSKQEIYSVIAFLQKMSGEPISIKVEDIMESGQKTASSLKVASVSSTLKSQLQNLADR from the coding sequence ATGAGTGAAGTCGCGCTATTGCAGATAATCGGTATGTGTGTCATTGGGGTGGGTATCCTCATCCTGTTGTTTATTAGGGGCATGTTCCTTCGGGTGCTTGGTTTCGTGGCTATGGTGTTGGGAGTCTTTAGCTTAATTGCCTTGAGTGTTCCCCAAATGGCGTCCTTGCCCCCGGCGGTGGAAACCTTCGATCTTGCCAGCGTCAAAAGTTCAGATGATTTGGCCTCTATTGGACAGAAAATATTTTTTAGCAAGGGACAATGTGCGTTATGCCATTCAATTGGACCAAGCGAATCGGCCAGATGCCCTGATTTAAATGGCATTGGGGCAAAACTGTCTGCTGAATTTATCTATGAGAGTTTAACCCAGCCACAAGCCTATATTTATTTAGACTTCAGGCATGATGGTATTCCAAAAGAGTATCCTGCTCAGATGCCCCATATCGACCAGGATCCCATTGGTTTAAGCAAGCAGGAAATTTATTCGGTCATTGCATTTTTGCAAAAAATGAGTGGGGAACCCATCAGTATCAAGGTTGAAGATATAATGGAATCTGGGCAAAAAACAGCAAGTTCTTTAAAGGTGGCTTCGGTCTCCTCCACACTTAAATCTCAGTTGCAGAACTTAGCGGATCGTTAA